The DNA window TTTGTTAGAAAGAGATATTGGACACCATAGCCAAGCAAGCCGAGAGTGGAACCAAGTAGATGGACTAGCCAAAGAGGTAAGTAAAGAGCAGCAGAGCCCGACAACCAAGCCAAGAGTTTTGCAGCGTCTGAAGCAAAGGCGAGATTGTTGAGTTGAAATTGAGACATGGAGAGGAGATGCTTGAATTGGGACGAATAGGAGGGGAAGTTGGTGTTTGTTCCGTCGACGGACTGAAGCCATATTACCACTACCAAGCTTAACCATCGAAAAGCACTAGTATTGGAAGTCATGCTTTGGTGGTATGATGGTTAAGGCAAAGATCAAAAACATGTAGTAGTCGGGAGGGTGTGTGTATCTTTCTATATATAAGAACATTTAAGAAAGTCAATATAACGAAAGGGAAGCAATTTTTAAGAAGGAAACCAGAATCACCCTGCAAAAAAAAATGCTAGGAAACTTTTAGATCTCAAAAGATATCCCTTAAACAATGCAAACTTTGAAGTGGGTTTATGGGAATTAGGAAAAGCAAGTATTTATTTGTCAACTATTTATAAGCAGCCCTGCCCAGCGGGATTGGAAGGTTTTCGTGTGAAAGAGAGATTAGGGTGGGGAAGAAGCTAAACAGCTGACAGAGAGTGCAGAAATATTCACACGGTGTGGAGTTTTCAAATCTGTTGGTCCTGAAAAATTGTTTCCAAGGCTCAGATCCACTCGCTCTGTGCCGTTACGGTTTTGGGCTCAGGCTGCCCAATGGGTCTCAACTTAGCTTTTACTACTCCATCGTCACAAGGGCCGCTTAGTGGGCTCACTTCAGTGGAACTTTTGCCTCATAAAAGCCCACTGACGTGCGCAGGTTAACAATGCGCTCCCACCTGGCCACCTCCCCTGCAATTTAGCTCTACACCGGTGATCGAGGCTTCAAATAAACCCTACCCGCGCTAAGCCAGCCTCTAttgataaaagtaaaaaaaacccCCTCTGAAAACCACACTCTCTCATGGCGAACGCGAGCGGCGAGGGCTCTTCAGCTCCGCTCACTGCTCCAGAGAATAAGCCGCTTTTTGTTAGGGTTAAGCGCAAGGCCGCTCAGTCTTGCGTCGATGCTTTCTGTAAGTCTGTACTTCACTTCCCTCTtctgcccttttttttttcttgctcttcttgaaTAAATTTGACTGGGGAATGATATGGAATTGCAAGAAAATTTTAATCTAAATACtgggttttttaaaaaaaagttataggGTTATATTCTTAAATTTTTTAGGGATAGTATGTAAATACTTGTTTTATTGAAGAGTTTGGTTGATTATGCATTGTGTTTGGTTTTTCACTTGATATGTCTGTATATTGTGTAGGGCTTGAAATCAGTGAGAGGCCATTGAAGCGGCCATTATTGGATTTTGATAAGCTGTCAATTTCTGATTCACATGGAAAAGGTATATTGAAATTGATTGTGACAGCCATATTGTTTTACATTAAATAACTCGTCTTTTTGAATGTCCATGGTAATTAGATCTGTGATCAATGTCTGATGTTTTGATCGtgatttttaattataatgttgtTGTGAATACTTTACGGTTTGAGTATTTGCAAAATAGATATATTAGTGTAGCAGCGCCAAGAGTAGAAAAATTTTCAAGTAAGAGATGCCAAAAAGAGAGAAGGGTGATGAGGTATAGGTAAGATTGGAGTTTTGGCGGGAACTAATGGATAAGGAGATTTCATATGATGGATTCGCACAACTATCCCATACGGATTTATGTAGCTCACTCTAACATCCTCTGAGTTAAAGGCtatgataataaattaataaggaTGATGCTGCGATGTATACTTGACTTTTAAGATTTCTGTATGACTATTACTCTGTTGGTAAAATGTTGCTTAACTTTTGTATGATTATGTTGGCAATCTGTAATATTCCTATCAATTTCATTCTTAATAGATCCTTTTTTCCTATTAAATGACCAAATTTTGGAATTAGCTTTTCAATTAACCAATCTGATCCATGTTTTCCAATGTCTCGTATGTGAACGATTTCCCCCTCAGCCCTATTATGCTGATGCATTGTTGTTCTTCTGTGTTAGAAGGATTGAAAAAAAGGAAGGTCTTCGTGCAACATGTGGAGACTGTCAACACCTCTGAAACAATCCTTGACATTGTGAACTCTTTTGTGGTTAGTATGAGTTTGTACAATAcggttttttgatttttttttttttgccaaagaCATATGTCCTTGATTGGCACGCATCTTGTTTCATTTCCTGCGCTGGTTCTTAACATCATGGTATCAATTGTCTAGTGTGTGtatctctttgtctctttttcCAGCCCGACTCATCTGATGCATCCAATGGTAAAAGTAAAACAACCGAGGATCAGAGACGTGTGCTTAGGAAGGATAATGTAAATCCCCCCTCGCCTccccttctctctttctctgtctGTCAACTTTTTTCTCACTTTCTATTAACAAGTTTGAATACCAATCTAATGACTGCAGAAACAAGATGAGCTTTTGTTTAAAGCCAGACAGAAACAAGAGGTATTTAACTAGTAAACAAGGCATCATACTTTCTACTTTTGTTACATATTTGTACATATGCTATCTCTGTCATATAGAGACAAAAGAATTTTACATATGCTATTCTCTGTCATATACTTTCTACTTTTGTTACATAATTTTACTTGATGATTATTTGCATTGCATTCATATAATAACTTACCGGCTGAGTATGTACTTAGAGAAACAAAATAATGCTGTCAGACAAGGAGACGGACATGGATGTCTTGATGGATAATTGGCTCTCTACTCTAATTTTTTGGACCTACAGATTCTGTAGCAACTTATTACATTAGTTTGGTTGTGAACTTTTTGTCTCTtcatttggttttgattttgtacTTTGTTATCTTGTTTTATGGGTTTTCCTTTTTATTGGCCCTTCAATAAAACTTGTTTGCATtcccagaaaaaaaaaggaactgtACTTAATGCCAAGCAGGAAAAATATACTACTATAGAGCCCATAGAGCAAACACTGATATACAATCTCTTACACTTCATTTGCGAGGATATTTGATGGCAATTTGTATTTTAAATTGTTGAGTGAGATAACTGCTCATAGTCTTGTATCTAGAATGCTGGACATGTTGGTTTCCACCTCTTTCTTCACTGCAACATTGCTTGTGTTTCGCATGTTCCCTGCTAGAAGTTTTATAGCTACGGCTTATTATGGGCTTAGGTTTCTCAACATGTTCCCCTGTTCTTTCTTTCCTCAAACGTTGTAGGACAGACTTATTTCAACCCAAAAAGTGTTCTATGTTGGATGTTTCAGGTGTTGGAGGTTAAGACGTAACATGCCAAAAAGTGTTTCATGCTCTATGATTTCAGTTGTCAGTGGTTAAGGCCTAACATGTatacttttattactttactatTGTGTGATTAAAATAGAAATTTTTAATGAGATGCGGGAATTAAACTTTCCCAAAATTGAGGTTGTAAGAGAGACCCAGGTGCTCTAGCTTTTGGGTGTAGTAGAGGCTTGTATGGATTGTCACTGAAACGAATGTGCTAGCCTACAGCCATGGTGGGAAGTTTGTTAATTTCCCACCCTAGCCTAACTTTAGACTGATCATCTGAATACTTCATACTGGTAATCAGCGTTAATGGGTGTTTTTCGATTTATTTCTGAAATATGTGGCAAGCTCAACTTTTTTGTTGAAGCTCATCAATTTATAGTCCAACCTTTGCATCTTGGTCCagacccaaaagaaaaaaatgtgttCTGAGTGGTTGGCATTCCTGATTTATGATATGAGGATGTTGAACCGAATTATAGTGCTATCTTATACTTGATGAAAATCCATTCTTATTCCTTTATGTACAATTCTATTTCAAGTTATTTCTTTATTCAGGTATTGGCAAAAAATGCTCGCTTTGAACAAATATGGAGAAGTCGAAAGGGGAACAAACAAACGTTGTATAATAAAACTTTATATGACATGTGCCATTTTTACGATGTTGTTCGTGTTGATGTTGAGGAAAGATCCAATGTGGTGCGAGAGTCTAAGTAAGTTCTATGTTGTACTTATCTGTCTTCTACATTTGCAGAAGACTCAGTTTGAAATAATTCAATCCCTGTGACTTGATTGCAGAGAAATGTCTGTAGAGGATCAAAAGATGTTGAGCAGCTATCTACCCATACTTAGAGAATTTATTCCTAGTGCTGTTGCTGAAATTGAATCCGATgtttgttcttacttgtctgAAGAAGGTTTtgcttctttccttttctttactTGGAATAAAAGAAGCTCCTCTACCTGTATAAATCTAATTGGAAGGAGGATGGAAAACTTTATCAATAACCTTTCAATGTGATTGAGGAATACTGTACTTCGTCAGTTTGGCACTCCCTTGATGCCTTTTGTTTATAGTGCATCTTTTTTCCGTGGAAAAAACAATATGAATTAGTTATTGAATATTGACTGATTCATCTGCATTTTTGTGTTACAGATGAATATGTATATGACTACTATACTGTGAAGGATGGCATGGACGTAGATGATGAAGGTGGTTCAAACCCATTTCCTCTGTAAGAATTACACACCCTGTAATTGGCTATCTGCAACTCTTCCAAGTATTTGGAATTGATACTGATTTTTTATCAGGGTACAAGTTGATGACGAGGATTTCTATGATATACCCTATGAATCGGAATTTGACAGTGAAGATTCAAATGGTAATGTGAACTTATTATTTGTTCTTAGTTTTCCCTAAAAAATAATGTGTTGTTTTCATCAGCTGAAGATAATCCAAGAAACGACTATCCTGATGAAATCTCTGAAGAGGATGTGGGGAGTGGAGCTTCTGACAGTGAATCAGAACATGACAGTGAGAGTGCCAGTAGCAAATCTTCTGAACAGGAGGATATCGTACCTGAAGTCGAAGCAGAATATTACGATTGTGAAGTTGACAGCGATGAATCTTATGATGATGAATTTGGCAGATCTGATGATGACGATTATTATGGCACCTATAATGATCATGATGATGTGTATGGTGAGCGTGACTAATTGGGGATCTTGTTGGTGAGAAATGGTTTGCAACTGGATATTTGGGAGACTACCTTCTTTAATCTTTACAGCTCGTGAGTTCCTTGATTGTTTGTTCCTGAAATGGTGATCGGCTCTTGGTGGTACTAGTCTAATGTGTGTCAGTGACATTCCGCACTAGAATCTTGTTGATGTCATGGAATTGTTCCACTTGTGCATGGTCCGTAGCAGGGAAGTACATTGGATGAAGCTGTATAGTATATATTTGCTTCATGTAGATCTATGGCTGTCCTATAACTATTTGGATGAATTCTCGCTTGCAGAGTAACGTTTCCATTATCTGTTTATATGGCAATGTTTCATATTTGTTGGTAACATTGATGCACGGTTAGGCCACCCAATGAGAGTCAAATTTATCATTAATCCTTTGGCTCCTGTTGCTGAAATctgtataaaaataaaaagagcttGGTTGTGGCGGGCGGATCATCGTATAAAAGCAGAAGCGTTTCCGCATACTTGGGCTTGAGATTTGATAACCTACCTTCCTTCCAATGGGGGAGGGGCTATTAAATCCCGGCCCAACTCGTACACAAAAGACAAAacctttcctttctttcttacAAAAACCAAACCAACGGAGGGTGGGTTTGCCCTTTGCCACTCACTCTCAACTTCCAAAGCTGGTCGGCGACGTCTTCCCGGGAAAGATTTGACCCTTCCTCTGGAATCCAATTCTTATCTCTCTATAATATCAATTTGAGAAATTGAAAACGCACGAATAAAGTCATTATTATTTTGTGAGATAATTGATTTAGTTTTTCTTCCATGGCTTCTACGGTCGCGATACATCCGGCGGAGAATTCGCAAATCCCAGTGGATCTGTTCGTGTCCAGGAAACATCCCGACCTTACACGTGGTGATCTGGGGTTCGCTGATTCTTCTGGTAATATTGTTTTCAGGGTAAGCCTTGAATCTCGTCGTCGTAGATCATCGTCCTCGTCCTCGTGTTCGGCTCCTAAAAGAGTGTTGCTTGATGCGGCGGGAGTTCCTCTTATTTCCATGTACCGTCACCAGGTAagcctcctctctctcctcccttTCTATATCAGATTCAGGGTTTGAATTATGTGGAAGGAATAGTTATTGCACTTGCAGATATATTTTCTCCGTATTTGCTAAGCGAAGTGAATATTCTGATTAATTCAGTTTGATTCCTTATAAATTTTGGGAATCCAACTGGAAAATGGAacatatgtgtttatgtatgaTTTACATCTATTATACACAAGCTATCAGGCTCTTCGGTCTAACcaataaccctaaaaaatcaaacctagatgcTTAGGCATGATATATGGTATACATACAGTGTAAGGGGCTTGTTGGGTGAAGATTAGAATgtgcaaaataaaaattttaaaaaaaaaaaaaaaacagcaagtTCTTTTGTTTGGTTTGCAAACTCTATGATTGCCGAACTTCCCGATTTAAAGCTCAATGCATGAATTTGATACTTACtatttggaattttgatttCCAAGTTGTTAAAAGGAAAAGCTATGGTTTGCTTGGCTGTAGAATGGATCTTGGCAAGGGTATAAGGGAAATGGCGGCTGTGGTGGCGAAGACAAAGAAAAGGACTTGATATTTAGAGTGGAGAGGAAAGTGAAGACTCTTACCCGGATTGAATTGAAGGTATTCCTTGTTGGAGGAAACTCAACATGTGAGTTAAGGATAAAAGGTTGCCCTTTCCAAAGATCTTGCACCATCTATACAGGTGACTCCATTCAGTCCATTGTAGCCCAGGTATAATCCATGTATGAGATTTGAGGTCTGGCCTTGATTACTTTGAACTGTATGTATGTGGAGCAAATTATAGGGTATTCATTTTTTGTGCTACTTTGTTAAATGCAGAGCAATCTCATGTACAAGCTTCATCAAGTGTTTGTTAAGAGGAGTGAATTTCGAGTGACCATATTTCCTGGGAATGATCATGCTTTAGTTGCTGCTTTGATTCTAGTATTCTTGGATGGACATATGTAATGGAACTTACGAGAGGTCATTGTGCATTTGTTCCATTGTTTCAGGGTAAATTCACTTCTGTATTGTCCCTCTTGGTTTAGAAACTTATAATTTAAACAGGAACGTGATACTTATTAATGACAAGCAAGATGAGATGTGCCCCTGTAATTTTTCATGGATATATTTTTAACTTATTTCGACTTGGACTTGGACTTGGACTTCACTTTAGATTTTCAGGATTCTTTGCAGCCTTGCTGGCCTTcgaagcataaaaaaaaaaatgaatgtcgTTCTGCTGAGattaatttttacaaaaaaaaaaatgtttaatcaTATTCAACAAGCTGGGACCTGGACCAATTCATGTTTTGAACCATTGAAAGTCCAACCTTTTGGGCTATCTACAGATCAGGAGCTCACATTATTCATTATTGAAGATTAActttataaacatttttttttttgtaaaaattaatCTCAGCAGAAATTAAGAATGAACCAACTCACTCCATCAATGAAACTTtaatgaaaaagatgaaaagTTCATTGAAGACTAGTATGCTACAATCCCACACAGTTGTTTGAGGTAGTAATCCCACCATCTACAACAAGATTATGACCACTCACATACTTAGATTCGTCACTGGCAAGAAAAAGAGCAGCCTCGGCTATGTCTTTAGCTTTCAAAGTTGCACCTTTCAAGTTCCCTATACTTCTCACAAATTCCTCCATCTTCTCAactccatcatcatcatcatctttttcttcttcgcCACTCCTCCATGCATTGATAAGCATGGTAGTTGCAACTCCAAAAGGAGAGATTGGTGAGCCCAACAATTGCATGCTTCGAGGCAGTATAAGCATGAGGCCCAAGCCCACCCATGAGCCCAGCAACACTAGCCATAGATATAATGCACCCACTTCTTCTAGGCACCATCACTTTGGCCGCATGTTTCATGCCAAGCCCACTCCCTCTCACATTCACTCTCATGATTCTGTCAAACTCCTCCGCATCGAAATGGAGGATGCTCTTTTTGTGCTTTGTCTGGTTGCCGAGAATCCCAGCATTGTTGATGAGAATGTCGAGGCGACCGTAGATGGAGACGGTTGAGTTGATTAGGTTTTCCATGTCTCGTTCAATCGTTACATCACAGTGTATATAAGTGGCTGAAGGGGATAGAGAATTGGCCAAGAGAGTCCCAATCCCGTCTTCCACGTCTGCGATGACTACAAATGCTCCTTGCTTCGCGAAAAGCCTTACCGTTGCCTCTCCAATCCCTCTAGCTCCTCCTGTTATTATTGCAACTTTGCCCTCCAACCTACCCGTATAAATCATGTATACGTGCGACAGATTGATTAGCAGCTGATCAAATGACacgaattaattaattagtagaaATTAATGAAGATGGATCACCTTTTGGGGGAGGAATGAACCCCGTGAAGGGTTGCGGACTCTGCAGGCATCTGATTCTGATCAGCTGCAGCCATGGTTGAATATGATTAAGCTAGAGAGAAAGACCAACAGAGACAAGTCCATAGGGAAGAATAGAATTAACTTTTATAGGggataaattaaattataaatttaaaaattagaaGGAGCTAGAGATGGGAACTTTCTTTGTAGTGTCTATCTAGCTCTCATTCCCATTAAAGCTTCGCTTGTCCCTCGAgaacatttttatttatatgtagATATTACTTTAGAAGTTATGTGCATATACAATATTGAAATTGATTGGGTTGATATATATCCTTGCTGGCTGGAAAGCATGCATGAATGTTTATTGCTTTACAAGGtcaattgattatttttgttcttaaaatactataatttatttacatcaacatatatatacatgtatctaAGTTAAACCAAGTGATTCTTGCTCGTGAATCCCTTGCCAAATAAGCATACTTACATGCATTTTCGTTTAAAATACATTAATGTATTGATGTCTAGATATGtcaactacatatatatatatatatatatatatatatatatatatatatatatatcttaactAATTAGCAGGTTCATGTTGCATGACCACGTACGTAAGGCAAGGCATAGACGTAATTAGGTCCATCGTCAGACTGTACGTTATAATCTGCACTTTTTGGGACTGTTTTGTTTTCCTATAAGATTTGTTGCCACGTCAGAAGTTTTAAGAAccaatacatatatacattttaGGAAGAAGATAATTAATGTTGTGTACGTATCATTCCATTATCAATAAATGTTGGAGTTGGAGTTGCAGCTGGGAATTATAAAGGGATAAAGTGCGAAGTCCATCTGCTGTAATCCATGCATGTTTGCAGCGGATTTGTGGGTTCAGATACGTTTACAATTCAAATCTAATGGcgaacaaaaaaattatacagattttaaaatttaaacaaaaacaaaaaagatgatATGACATGGCACACCTCATTAACTATTGaattcaaattataaattttacaattttaaactaaCTGTGAAACCCCCAAATCTCTTTACAGCTAGCATATATGAGTAAAGAAAGACAAGgtcctataaaaaaaaatttaaaaagtaaagaataacaagtatatatggaggAGCAATCAATAAATGTTGGTGTTTTGGGGCTTCTTGTTGTGGCAATTTCTAGACTATCTTCTATATCGGATCGATATAACTTAATCGTCACATTTCTACTTTTGACTGTCAATACTATATTTAATATTGGATTGGCATATATAACTCTATTGAGTGGTATACAAGTAAAGTCATAGCTTCTCTCTCACAAATGATGCGTTTTCTAGACCTGAGAAGTAAGAACCAATAGTGACACCCATGAAAAACAATTCCATGTTGATTCGCAACTCAAAGCTCACAATATACTTAATTTGGTTGGGCTTGAATTTCTAACGTTGGCATTCTCAAAGATTTTGGAAAGATATGGAGTAATAGATATCAAGAATAAACTAAGTTTGATGATCATTTGTGTTCCAAGGCAAGCTTGGATATTTTGCTGGTTTCCCAATTTACAAATCATAAAGAGGTGCTCAAAGCAACGGACGATGTATAAGAAAATAACTTAATAATATATATGGTTATATATATCATTCGTCCATTCATGACCAACTTAATTATATAAGAATAATATGCATGAGATTGTCTCTGTTTTTGGGGTCTAATCTAATGAACTCTGGTCCCCTTTATGGAAATAAATTTTCTCATAAACCAAACATGACCTGTATGTGTTTATTGGAGTAGTAATTACTTCACACTGAAGACATCTGATTACATATGCCACACCCACCGTTGGACAGACACTTCACTAATTTGTGGTACCAAGTTTGGAGCCATCACATTCGAAGGTTATTGGGCAAGTATGgttgatatttgtttgattaaGCAAACACACACAAGTAAAGTAATTAGTTGCACCATCTCAATCCGTTATAAATTAGTCTGTTCAGTTCTGCCCTTAATAAACAAACCCtggaccattgtattataaTATACCTTTCATGCGATGTGATATGATatctactaaataaaaaatttatttagtgCAAATTAATGTGGTGGCCTAATTAATTTTGTGATCCTACAAGTGGAATGTGCAATATtaatctaaattaaaaaaaaataaaaatctaatgAACTATAACCTTATTTGTTGACCCAACAGACAAAACGGCCTTTTTCTTTCCGTAGTTAATATGTACAGCCCAAGGTTGTGATTTTTAACTTTGAGGTCCACGGGAAACATAACATAGTGGATAGATAGGAGGTGGGCTTAGAGATCCAAATTAAAAGCCCAATATATGTTGCAGAACTTCGTCTAGGGCTCTTACATTACACACTCGTGCTTCTCTTCTCACTTCTCACATCTCACATCTCACatatagagagagggagggagctCTGTTACTGCATAGTTGGAAGCAACCATGCTGTCGGGGGACATACCGCCTAATCAAACGATATACATCAAGAATTTAAACGAAAAGGTTAAGAAAATAGGTAAtccttctgttttcttttttagctGTTTGGTTCGTGAGAAAAGGTAAGAAAGCTTAATGATCTGAAAATTTTGGAATTACTGGAAATTGTGTTTTGACCACCGAATATGATGCTTCACATTATACTTCAACTAAAAATGACTGCAGCCGTGTTCAACTATTGGAATAAAGGCTTTCAGTCCGGTCGgcaatttctttttgatttaTGGTTCTATATGCTTTCTTGAGAAAATATACTTATAGCAGCGTGGGATTTaatatgttttgtttgtttcgCTTCTTGATTTATGTCTTGCAGCTACTTAGAAGCTCTCAGGGCTGGTTAAATCCCTAACTGTTTTACTTGTTTTTGTTGAAAGAAATGAAAGTTTATCTGACATACAACATTTTCTCTAGTACTAAAATATATAGGGAATAATTGAGGGATAAGTTTCTCTCATTCTCTGGATTGATATTATTTGAACCGTTTAGATCCCTATGAGGGAACCTTTACTTATAATAGCTGGTTTGGTGATTTAATGTGAACAACTTTCACATACCTTTGGTCATCTCAATTTCAAGTGCTCATTAATATTAGTTTTTgcctttgattttgatgatttctCAATATTTCAGATTGATTCTAAGTTACGAATGCTTTCATAATGTGATGTACAATGTGATTTACGATAGGATTACAATTCCATAATGACTACAGCTAGAGAACACTccaatttatgtttttcttcATGGGAATGATGCATTATTAACTTTTTATTCAACAGAACTGAAGAGATCACTTTATTGTTTGTTCTCTCAATATG is part of the Tripterygium wilfordii isolate XIE 37 chromosome 7, ASM1340144v1, whole genome shotgun sequence genome and encodes:
- the LOC120002683 gene encoding RNA-directed DNA methylation 4 isoform X1 is translated as MANASGEGSSAPLTAPENKPLFVRVKRKAAQSCVDAFWLEISERPLKRPLLDFDKLSISDSHGKEGLKKRKVFVQHVETVNTSETILDIVNSFVPDSSDASNGKSKTTEDQRRVLRKDNKQDELLFKARQKQEVLAKNARFEQIWRSRKGNKQTLYNKTLYDMCHFYDVVRVDVEERSNVVRESKEMSVEDQKMLSSYLPILREFIPSAVAEIESDVCSYLSEEDEYVYDYYTVKDGMDVDDEGGSNPFPLVQVDDEDFYDIPYESEFDSEDSNAEDNPRNDYPDEISEEDVGSGASDSESEHDSESASSKSSEQEDIVPEVEAEYYDCEVDSDESYDDEFGRSDDDDYYGTYNDHDDVYGERD
- the LOC120001968 gene encoding LOW QUALITY PROTEIN: short-chain dehydrogenase reductase 2a-like (The sequence of the model RefSeq protein was modified relative to this genomic sequence to represent the inferred CDS: inserted 2 bases in 1 codon); this translates as MAAADQNQMPAESATLHGLLINLSHVYMIYTGRLEGKVAIITGGARGIGEATVRLFAKQGAFVVIADVEDGIGTLLANSLSPSATYIHCDVTIERDMENLINSTVSIYGRLDILINNAGILGNQTKHKKSILHFDAEEFDRIMRVNVRGSGLGMKHAAKVMVPRRSGCIISMASVAGLMGGLGPHAYTASKHAIVGLTXISPFGVATTMLINAWRSGEEEKDDDDDGVEKMEEFVRSIGNLKGATLKAKDIAEAALFLASDESKYVSGHNLVVDGGITTSNNCVGL
- the LOC120002684 gene encoding protein LURP-one-related 7 — encoded protein: MASTVAIHPAENSQIPVDLFVSRKHPDLTRGDLGFADSSGNIVFRVSLESRRRRSSSSSSCSAPKRVLLDAAGVPLISMYRHQNGSWQGYKGNGGCGGEDKEKDLIFRVERKVKTLTRIELKVFLVGGNSTCELRIKGCPFQRSCTIYTGDSIQSIVAQSNLMYKLHQVFVKRSEFRVTIFPGNDHALVAALILVFLDGHM
- the LOC120002683 gene encoding RNA-directed DNA methylation 4 isoform X2, which translates into the protein MANASGEGSSAPLTAPENKPLFVRVKRKAAQSCVDAFWLEISERPLKRPLLDFDKLSISDSHGKGLKKRKVFVQHVETVNTSETILDIVNSFVPDSSDASNGKSKTTEDQRRVLRKDNKQDELLFKARQKQEVLAKNARFEQIWRSRKGNKQTLYNKTLYDMCHFYDVVRVDVEERSNVVRESKEMSVEDQKMLSSYLPILREFIPSAVAEIESDVCSYLSEEDEYVYDYYTVKDGMDVDDEGGSNPFPLVQVDDEDFYDIPYESEFDSEDSNAEDNPRNDYPDEISEEDVGSGASDSESEHDSESASSKSSEQEDIVPEVEAEYYDCEVDSDESYDDEFGRSDDDDYYGTYNDHDDVYGERD